In the genome of Fusobacterium perfoetens, the window CTTCCAACAAGACCTGCTATTCCAATCATACTGGTAACTATTCCTAATTGAAAATCATTATTACCATTTCTTAATAAAACCATTGGAGCAAGAGCTGTTGAGTATATTCCATAGACTAGATTTATAAATCCCATAAAGAAAATCAAAGTAAGAATATCTTTCATTGAAAGTAGATATTTTATTCCTAATATAAAATCATTTATAAATCTTTCTTTTTTATCAGAAATTTGTAACTTTGGAATCTTAACAAAAATTATCAATGTTAAATATGCAAATATAAAAGTCATCAAATCTATTATAATTATAACTTTTAATCCCCAAAGAGCATAAATAGAAACTGATAAAATAGGAACAAATATATCTAAAAAAGATTTAAAAAAAGAACGAATACCACTTGTCTTTATATAATCTTTTTTTGAAACAATTAAAGAAATTACAACTTCTGATGTAGGAGCTTGAAAAGAATCAGCAATTCCTAATAGAATATTTATTATAAAAATATACTGGAATTTAAGTTTTCCAAAAATCAAAAGTATAAGAGTTACAAAAGATAATACTCCTGCAAAAGAATCAGAAACTTTTAAAACTGTTTTTTTATCCCACTTATCACTTAAAGTTCCTGCTATAAAATTAAATAAAATCTCTGGAACTAAATAACAAAGTGTTACTAAAGATGTATAAAAAACAGAATTTGTTGTTTTATAAATCCATAGTGTAAAACCATAACTTGTCATTCTGCTTCCAAATTGAGAAACAAATTGTCCTATTATAAAGATATAAAAATTTTTTAATGTCATATTAACTTTACTCCTTT includes:
- a CDS encoding MFS transporter; protein product: MTLKNFYIFIIGQFVSQFGSRMTSYGFTLWIYKTTNSVFYTSLVTLCYLVPEILFNFIAGTLSDKWDKKTVLKVSDSFAGVLSFVTLILLIFGKLKFQYIFIINILLGIADSFQAPTSEVVISLIVSKKDYIKTSGIRSFFKSFLDIFVPILSVSIYALWGLKVIIIIDLMTFIFAYLTLIIFVKIPKLQISDKKERFINDFILGIKYLLSMKDILTLIFFMGFINLVYGIYSTALAPMVLLRNGNNDFQLGIVTSMIGIAGLVGSMLLKFFPKFKNYSVLLTNIMIFSFGVCNFSLGIGKNYIIWVLGIFLGNILVPLLLANVDYLTRVRIPIELQGRVFSARNTIQYLFLPVGIFLSGVLNDFIFYPIIKDNYSLMKNLSFLGKNNQELSIALLYIFIGFLGIIGSITFRNSKNFKELDKIDM